The genomic segment AACATGCAAAATAGATTACCATGAATAAAAAAGCAACCTTATTAATTATTTTTACATTAACAATAGCTCTTACATTGGCAAATGTTCTAATTAGTGAAGGTAATGGTGAAAAAAGCTTTCCAAAAACAATGTCGATTGGTAATAAAACAGTTACCTATGAAAAAGAGGGAAAATGCCTTGATGTAATTGATGGAAATACAATACAGGTTTATGGTGTTGGCAAAGTACAGCTAACACAAATTGGAAGCCCTACAAATGAGGCAAAGCAATTTGTTGAAGAA from the Methanobacteriaceae archaeon genome contains:
- a CDS encoding thermonuclease family protein, which gives rise to MNKKATLLIIFTLTIALTLANVLISEGNGEKSFPKTMSIGNKTVTYEKEGKCLDVIDGNTIQVYGVGKVQLTQIGSPTNEAKQFVEEKCLGKTVYLNIDDKQPKDEYKRTLAIVYTNTTDINKELIENNLAEISYFTPSEFKKGEI